The following coding sequences are from one Ooceraea biroi isolate clonal line C1 chromosome 5, Obir_v5.4, whole genome shotgun sequence window:
- the LOC105281069 gene encoding RNA-binding protein 33 isoform X2 yields the protein MSSDDTLLDEDLGDDEYDLGNDEEEALLADDYELERQNSYKGEEETDDVLDLGVTDALDDLDGEDENIEFSRGNTDKHSDNDFYKDGGHPENIQPTSSYYEHDESAEYVNEHEALHQTDRNSESSINVSNNIGKGDLREKLQKSGQKNIYAGNGQGMEDDDCEEAKERRNRFQTERTMISPKMNNDIPDTLENVVTSELSRAPFRGRGRGRGTRGSRGGRFIVQSAGNFSPRFGAPRPGNFDNQPPTCRPPLLENRPPCLLGVPSNVQNQQILYQQANPQQPFQQPFGPNGPMQGPPTQFVENRPQFNPGQFQGLMGPRPIGPRLPEYRPRGPMGGSMQGPNYNCPPNHPPYHAPMQFQNPGSIMQENRPMQGNQGPLLQGNPGGGSLLGNPNMLLPGNPPNMLLPAGNVPMPMQGFPRQQQALPPSAQGPPMQNLPPNAQMPSQPPFENRLPPSFQEPQQFESRNAFDARAAFHPDQVPNSQFNNTMQPVPQQSSSNVSHSVSLPPGHKILINPHFRGTVQPANDARLVWDSNQVQPQTSHSSQFSQPPSSYQNQRPYNQPQQGPPQYQQQNQQNYQPNKSDDPYAYFSDVWQENRPQKPQSMSPSKHYSSDNNYSRESNYSDSNKYKSDSQWDQRNSYQEDHRESHQNYRDRDLPLRARNNHMQRSRTPPSTYRNDPYDQNHSQKSSRLINTTSRGANRPPSKRFSSERELQEAGSPKRSKTPSNRNLQEVRRIDTSSETVTERKDEDNDPEMQEYRKKMEEQKRLREKLLREKENRRKMAAMEKQNENAKFDSSAAATENTQQETKPVSALIGVVKDGVTMKTRPGVAKGRGRPISTQSTEVADRPSGVRIVRTIQTIQTNDFSDTTSLKDSNSEHAMGQVGDIVQTRQIVQPSGTRRVVIQKPLLLNSQKVATTIQKTVSNLQKNQGVQAKVSNTQIVQTQKVLQNQGNVLQKSTMGAKAAAAGHRMMTLKTPSGLQKTVINDVQKIGNVQQNPQRIVLQKSAIQAKRLPEIKTNTVKLENLAASTSETQIRRMCQSIGTIESIHMGEGNATIVFKTQSAAMVFHKKYQRKMLDLSLITVRLVPQTMPGNKAVTAIAKKS from the exons ATGAGCAG TGATGATACATTGTTGGACGAAGATCTCGGAGATGACGAATACGATCTTGGTAATGACGAGGAGGAAGCCCTCCTAGCAGATGACTATGAACTAGAGAGG CAGAATAGCTATAAGGGAGAAGAGGAAACAGATGATGTACTGGACTTAGGAGTCACGGATGCACTCGACGACTTAGATGGCGAAGACGAAAATATAGAGTTTAGTAGAGGCAATACTGATAAACATAGCGATAACGATTTCTATAAAGATGGAGGTCATCCGGAGAATATACAGCCAACGTCGTCGTATTACGAACATGACGAAAGTGCCGAGTATGTGAACGAACATGAAGCACTGCATCAAACTGACAGAAATTCGGAATCCAGCATTAATGTATCCAATAACATCGGCAAGGGTGATTTGCGCGAGAAGTTACAAAAAAGCGGTCAGAAGAACATTTACGCCGGCAACGGACAGGGAATGGAGGACGATGACTGCGAGGAGGCAAAGGAGAGGCGGAACAGATTTCAAACTGAACGTACAATGATTTCTCCAAAGATGAACAATGATATTCCGGATACCTTAGAAAATGTCGTTACATCGGAACTATCCAGGGCGCCGTttcgaggaagaggaagaggccGCGGAACAAGAGGAAGCAGAGGAGGAAGATTTATCGTACAGAGTGCTGGAAACTTCAGTCCAAG GTTTGGCGCGCCTCGGCCGGGCAATTTTGATAATCAACCGCCGACATGTAGACCGCCATTGTTAGAGAACAGGCCTCCGTGTCTCCTTGGTGTACCAAGTAACGTACAAAATCAACAGATATTGTACCAACAAGCTAATCCACAACAGCCCTTTCAACAGCCTTTCGGTCCGAATGGTCCGATGCAAGGGCCACCGACGCAATTTGTGGAAAATCGACCGCAGTTCAATCCTGGACAGTTCCAGGGTCTTATGGGGCCTCGTCCGATCGGTCCGAGGTTGCCCGAGTACAGACCTAGAGGCCCCATGGGAGGCTCAATGCAAGGACCAAACTATAATTGTCCACCTAATCATCCACCGTATCATGCGCCAATGCAGTTTCAAAATCCAGGCAGCATTATGCAAGAGAACCGGCCGATGCAGGGTAATCAGGGTCCTCTGCTACAGGGCAATCCAGGTGGAGGATCGCTCCTCGGTAACCCGAACATGTTGTTGCCCGGAAATCCGCCAAATATGCTGCTGCCGGCGGGGAATGTGCCGATGCCTATGCAGGGATTTCCGCGCCAGCAGCAAGCGTTGCCACCCTCCGCCCAAGGTCCACCCATGCAAAATTTACCGCCGAATGCGCAAATGCCTAGTCAGCCGCCCTTCGAGAATAGACTGCCGCCATCATTTCAAGAGCCGCAGCAGTTTGAAAGCCGGAACGCGTTCGATGCGAGGGCCGCGTTTCACCCCGATCAAGTACCCAATAGCcaatttaataatacgatGCAACCGGTACCGCAACAGTCATCGTCTAATGTATCACACAGTGTGTCTTTACCTCCAGGCCACAAGATTCTAATCAACCCACATTTTAGAGGCACTGTGCAACCTGCAAATGATG CTCGACTTGTTTGGGATTCTAATCAAGTCCAACCGCAAACGTCTCACAGCTCACAATTTTCACAACCCCCGTCGTCATATCAGAATCAAAGACCCTATAATCAGCCCCAGCAAGGTCCACCGCAGTACCAACAACAAAATCAACAAAACTACCAGCCGAACAAAAGTGAT GATCCATACGCATATTTCTCTGATGTGTGGCAAGAGAACAGACCACAGAAACCACAAAGTATGAGCCCGAGTAAGCATTATTCTTCGGACAATAATTATTCTCGGGAGAGTAACTACAGTGatagtaataaatacaaatcgGATAGCCAATGGGATCAAAGAAACAGCTATCAAGAg GATCACAGAGAATCTCACCAGAATTATCGAGACCGAGATTTGCCTCTACGAGCAAGAAATAATCACATGCAGAGAAGCAGAACGCCACCGAGCACGTACCGCAATGATCCTTACGATCAGAATCACAGTCAGAAGTCTTCTAGACTGATAAATACCACATCCCGTGGTGCCAACCGGCCGCCGTCAAAGAGGTTTTCTTCGGAAAGAGAGCTGCAGGAAGCAGGAAGCCCGAAGCGCAGCAAGACGCCTAGTAATAGAAATCTTCAAGAAGTGCGAAGAATAGATACATCAAGTGAGACGGTTACTGAGAGAAAG GATGAAGATAACGATCCAGAGATGCAGGAATATCGTAAGAAAATGGAAGAACAGAAGCGCCTTAGAGAGAAATTGTTGCGCGAAAAGGAGAATAGACGTAAAATGGCTGCAATGGAAAAGCAAaatgaaaatgcaaaatttgatTCGAGTGCTGCAG CGACTGAAAATACGCAGCAGGAGACAAAGCCTGTATCAGCGCTGATAGGAGTCGTAAAGGACGGTGTCACGATGAAAACTCGTCCTGGTGTTGCTAAAGGACGTGGTCGTCCTATCAGTACACAGAGTACAGAG GTAGCAGACAGACCGTCTGGTGTACGAATTGTCAGAACGATACAAACTATACAAACCAACGATTTCTCAGACACGACCAGTTTGAAAGATAGCAATTCCGAGCACGCGATGGGTCAAGTTGGCGATATCGTACAAACACGGCAAATAGTGCAACCGTCTGGCACGCGAAGAGTCGTAATACAAAAACCTCTGCTGTTAAATTCACAGAAAGTTGCTACTACAATACAGAAAACTGTCTCGAATCTGCAAAAGAATCAGGGAGTACAGGCGAAGGTGTCTAATACACAGATCGTGCAGACTCAAAAAGTGTTACAGAATCAAGGAAATGTTTTGCAAAAATCTACCATGGGAGCGAAAGCTGCAGCGGCCGGTCATAGAATGATGACGCTTAAAACGCCGAGTGGCCTGCAGAAAACCGTGATCAACGATGTTCAGAAGATAGGAAACGTGCAACAAAATCCACAGCGAATTGTACTGCAAAAATCTGCAATTCAAGCAAAACGATTGCCTGAAATAAAGACAAACACGGTGAAATTAGAGAATTTGGCTGCGAGTACGTCTGAGACTCAAATCAGACGTATGTGTCAATCCATCGGAACTATTGAG AGCATACATATGGGCGAGGGTAATGCGACCATTGTGTTTAAGACACAGTCCGCCGCCATGGTGTTTCACAAGAAATACCAGCGTAAAATGCTCGATCTATCGCTGATAACTGTTCGTCTTGTGCCACAAACCATGCCCGGCAATAAAGCGGTAACGGCGATCGCGAAGAAATCCTAA
- the LOC105281069 gene encoding RNA-binding protein 33 isoform X1, whose amino-acid sequence MSEHDDTLLDEDLGDDEYDLGNDEEEALLADDYELERQNSYKGEEETDDVLDLGVTDALDDLDGEDENIEFSRGNTDKHSDNDFYKDGGHPENIQPTSSYYEHDESAEYVNEHEALHQTDRNSESSINVSNNIGKGDLREKLQKSGQKNIYAGNGQGMEDDDCEEAKERRNRFQTERTMISPKMNNDIPDTLENVVTSELSRAPFRGRGRGRGTRGSRGGRFIVQSAGNFSPRFGAPRPGNFDNQPPTCRPPLLENRPPCLLGVPSNVQNQQILYQQANPQQPFQQPFGPNGPMQGPPTQFVENRPQFNPGQFQGLMGPRPIGPRLPEYRPRGPMGGSMQGPNYNCPPNHPPYHAPMQFQNPGSIMQENRPMQGNQGPLLQGNPGGGSLLGNPNMLLPGNPPNMLLPAGNVPMPMQGFPRQQQALPPSAQGPPMQNLPPNAQMPSQPPFENRLPPSFQEPQQFESRNAFDARAAFHPDQVPNSQFNNTMQPVPQQSSSNVSHSVSLPPGHKILINPHFRGTVQPANDARLVWDSNQVQPQTSHSSQFSQPPSSYQNQRPYNQPQQGPPQYQQQNQQNYQPNKSDDPYAYFSDVWQENRPQKPQSMSPSKHYSSDNNYSRESNYSDSNKYKSDSQWDQRNSYQEDHRESHQNYRDRDLPLRARNNHMQRSRTPPSTYRNDPYDQNHSQKSSRLINTTSRGANRPPSKRFSSERELQEAGSPKRSKTPSNRNLQEVRRIDTSSETVTERKDEDNDPEMQEYRKKMEEQKRLREKLLREKENRRKMAAMEKQNENAKFDSSAAATENTQQETKPVSALIGVVKDGVTMKTRPGVAKGRGRPISTQSTEVADRPSGVRIVRTIQTIQTNDFSDTTSLKDSNSEHAMGQVGDIVQTRQIVQPSGTRRVVIQKPLLLNSQKVATTIQKTVSNLQKNQGVQAKVSNTQIVQTQKVLQNQGNVLQKSTMGAKAAAAGHRMMTLKTPSGLQKTVINDVQKIGNVQQNPQRIVLQKSAIQAKRLPEIKTNTVKLENLAASTSETQIRRMCQSIGTIESIHMGEGNATIVFKTQSAAMVFHKKYQRKMLDLSLITVRLVPQTMPGNKAVTAIAKKS is encoded by the exons ATGTCAGAGCA TGATGATACATTGTTGGACGAAGATCTCGGAGATGACGAATACGATCTTGGTAATGACGAGGAGGAAGCCCTCCTAGCAGATGACTATGAACTAGAGAGG CAGAATAGCTATAAGGGAGAAGAGGAAACAGATGATGTACTGGACTTAGGAGTCACGGATGCACTCGACGACTTAGATGGCGAAGACGAAAATATAGAGTTTAGTAGAGGCAATACTGATAAACATAGCGATAACGATTTCTATAAAGATGGAGGTCATCCGGAGAATATACAGCCAACGTCGTCGTATTACGAACATGACGAAAGTGCCGAGTATGTGAACGAACATGAAGCACTGCATCAAACTGACAGAAATTCGGAATCCAGCATTAATGTATCCAATAACATCGGCAAGGGTGATTTGCGCGAGAAGTTACAAAAAAGCGGTCAGAAGAACATTTACGCCGGCAACGGACAGGGAATGGAGGACGATGACTGCGAGGAGGCAAAGGAGAGGCGGAACAGATTTCAAACTGAACGTACAATGATTTCTCCAAAGATGAACAATGATATTCCGGATACCTTAGAAAATGTCGTTACATCGGAACTATCCAGGGCGCCGTttcgaggaagaggaagaggccGCGGAACAAGAGGAAGCAGAGGAGGAAGATTTATCGTACAGAGTGCTGGAAACTTCAGTCCAAG GTTTGGCGCGCCTCGGCCGGGCAATTTTGATAATCAACCGCCGACATGTAGACCGCCATTGTTAGAGAACAGGCCTCCGTGTCTCCTTGGTGTACCAAGTAACGTACAAAATCAACAGATATTGTACCAACAAGCTAATCCACAACAGCCCTTTCAACAGCCTTTCGGTCCGAATGGTCCGATGCAAGGGCCACCGACGCAATTTGTGGAAAATCGACCGCAGTTCAATCCTGGACAGTTCCAGGGTCTTATGGGGCCTCGTCCGATCGGTCCGAGGTTGCCCGAGTACAGACCTAGAGGCCCCATGGGAGGCTCAATGCAAGGACCAAACTATAATTGTCCACCTAATCATCCACCGTATCATGCGCCAATGCAGTTTCAAAATCCAGGCAGCATTATGCAAGAGAACCGGCCGATGCAGGGTAATCAGGGTCCTCTGCTACAGGGCAATCCAGGTGGAGGATCGCTCCTCGGTAACCCGAACATGTTGTTGCCCGGAAATCCGCCAAATATGCTGCTGCCGGCGGGGAATGTGCCGATGCCTATGCAGGGATTTCCGCGCCAGCAGCAAGCGTTGCCACCCTCCGCCCAAGGTCCACCCATGCAAAATTTACCGCCGAATGCGCAAATGCCTAGTCAGCCGCCCTTCGAGAATAGACTGCCGCCATCATTTCAAGAGCCGCAGCAGTTTGAAAGCCGGAACGCGTTCGATGCGAGGGCCGCGTTTCACCCCGATCAAGTACCCAATAGCcaatttaataatacgatGCAACCGGTACCGCAACAGTCATCGTCTAATGTATCACACAGTGTGTCTTTACCTCCAGGCCACAAGATTCTAATCAACCCACATTTTAGAGGCACTGTGCAACCTGCAAATGATG CTCGACTTGTTTGGGATTCTAATCAAGTCCAACCGCAAACGTCTCACAGCTCACAATTTTCACAACCCCCGTCGTCATATCAGAATCAAAGACCCTATAATCAGCCCCAGCAAGGTCCACCGCAGTACCAACAACAAAATCAACAAAACTACCAGCCGAACAAAAGTGAT GATCCATACGCATATTTCTCTGATGTGTGGCAAGAGAACAGACCACAGAAACCACAAAGTATGAGCCCGAGTAAGCATTATTCTTCGGACAATAATTATTCTCGGGAGAGTAACTACAGTGatagtaataaatacaaatcgGATAGCCAATGGGATCAAAGAAACAGCTATCAAGAg GATCACAGAGAATCTCACCAGAATTATCGAGACCGAGATTTGCCTCTACGAGCAAGAAATAATCACATGCAGAGAAGCAGAACGCCACCGAGCACGTACCGCAATGATCCTTACGATCAGAATCACAGTCAGAAGTCTTCTAGACTGATAAATACCACATCCCGTGGTGCCAACCGGCCGCCGTCAAAGAGGTTTTCTTCGGAAAGAGAGCTGCAGGAAGCAGGAAGCCCGAAGCGCAGCAAGACGCCTAGTAATAGAAATCTTCAAGAAGTGCGAAGAATAGATACATCAAGTGAGACGGTTACTGAGAGAAAG GATGAAGATAACGATCCAGAGATGCAGGAATATCGTAAGAAAATGGAAGAACAGAAGCGCCTTAGAGAGAAATTGTTGCGCGAAAAGGAGAATAGACGTAAAATGGCTGCAATGGAAAAGCAAaatgaaaatgcaaaatttgatTCGAGTGCTGCAG CGACTGAAAATACGCAGCAGGAGACAAAGCCTGTATCAGCGCTGATAGGAGTCGTAAAGGACGGTGTCACGATGAAAACTCGTCCTGGTGTTGCTAAAGGACGTGGTCGTCCTATCAGTACACAGAGTACAGAG GTAGCAGACAGACCGTCTGGTGTACGAATTGTCAGAACGATACAAACTATACAAACCAACGATTTCTCAGACACGACCAGTTTGAAAGATAGCAATTCCGAGCACGCGATGGGTCAAGTTGGCGATATCGTACAAACACGGCAAATAGTGCAACCGTCTGGCACGCGAAGAGTCGTAATACAAAAACCTCTGCTGTTAAATTCACAGAAAGTTGCTACTACAATACAGAAAACTGTCTCGAATCTGCAAAAGAATCAGGGAGTACAGGCGAAGGTGTCTAATACACAGATCGTGCAGACTCAAAAAGTGTTACAGAATCAAGGAAATGTTTTGCAAAAATCTACCATGGGAGCGAAAGCTGCAGCGGCCGGTCATAGAATGATGACGCTTAAAACGCCGAGTGGCCTGCAGAAAACCGTGATCAACGATGTTCAGAAGATAGGAAACGTGCAACAAAATCCACAGCGAATTGTACTGCAAAAATCTGCAATTCAAGCAAAACGATTGCCTGAAATAAAGACAAACACGGTGAAATTAGAGAATTTGGCTGCGAGTACGTCTGAGACTCAAATCAGACGTATGTGTCAATCCATCGGAACTATTGAG AGCATACATATGGGCGAGGGTAATGCGACCATTGTGTTTAAGACACAGTCCGCCGCCATGGTGTTTCACAAGAAATACCAGCGTAAAATGCTCGATCTATCGCTGATAACTGTTCGTCTTGTGCCACAAACCATGCCCGGCAATAAAGCGGTAACGGCGATCGCGAAGAAATCCTAA
- the LOC105281068 gene encoding Hermansky-Pudlak syndrome 1 protein homolog, giving the protein MRAILIFDNLNDVLFVKCDKKFASHILKLAKTQGLLDDKDTSNLENSIPSPNIIMQLFSPIVTSQHLMASQFGNSYTSMKFQDGTNMVFDEYIGYTFMYIAAKEIDLMRRTIGVGVSIVRHVCGPDVAILKTNWQKACLVSSLLDAWSDLRNYEQSMLIEAIEQLSVNTEVASSVLKVLHDACDKLKSSQAEFSNLHMLILVGSKFLSLYSSKNAHDLCASDILLMILLCSVINKKRKRDSENNDESNDNDILLPDNSASKSDEVKINFGAKLATPTSEDITDLFKGSRESSVNENLSSLTDEDLYSQLLLLGCQHNYTANTVHIFELSDSINLITIVEATNLSTSSGLCDSFHYLDVINNLQFQRAFDELKPAFENLDGAIKKVLEGIRKNRSNVGNDVDMCQKRLQTKWDFVRKKYNDLLRSRDPEVILQIEANTTGFVETLKELLRLTCFDRNFLKQGIDVLTTVGRLVRQKLNDFSDFLKVKALKNFTLGSYLEEFPGLVHFIYIDRTTHRLVAPTLDFTSRETLALTMKKIWNMVQESRMHLQEGHLSVMWKDTTFNYSYFLWFEDNSGWSPPKCKIYLNHVMKNFPVPGILCGDYYRKLTETCFPKFSPNKVRIYELYCVHLGLTTSTCVLEHSRRLAATIWEVTGIPNNFVDIF; this is encoded by the exons ATGAGGGCTATATTGATATTCGATAATTTAAATGATGTGCTGTTTgtaaaatgtgataaaaaatttgcGAGTCACATCCTAAAGCTGGCGAAGACGCAAGGGTTGCTGGATGATAAG GATACTTCAAACTTGGAAAATTCTATACCCAGTCCAAACATCATAATGCAGTTGTTTTCACCTATTGTCACCTCTCAGCATTTGATGGCGTCACAGTTTGGAAACTCCTATACTTCCATGAAGTTCCAAGATGGAACCAACATGGTTTTTGATGAGTATATTGGCTACACTTTCATGTATATTGCTGCAAAAGAGATAGATCTCATGAGACGCACTATCGGGGTAGGCGTATCCATTGTACGACACGTTTGTGGTCCAGATGTTGCAAT ATTGAAGACTAACTGGCAGAAAGCTTGTTTGGTATCTTCTTTATTAGATGCATGGTCTGATCTAAGAAACTACGAACAGAGCATGCTGATTGAGGCAATAGAACAGTTGTCTGTGAATACTGAAGTGGCTTCCTCAGTCCTCAAAGTACTGCACGACGCCTGCGACAAGTTGAAAAGTTCACAGGCTGAATTTAGCAACCTGCACATGTTGATCCTTGTGGGCTCCAAGTTCCTATCTTTATACTCCAGCAAGAACGCCCATGATTTGTGCGCATCAGATATCTtgttaatgatattattatgcTCGGTGATAAATAAGAAGCGGAAACGTGACTCGGAAAATAATGATGAGAGTAATGACAATGACATCTTGTTACCGGACAATAGTGCTTCCAAAAGCGATgaagtaaaaataaacttCGGAGCTAAGCTGGCCACTCCTACTTCAGAGGACATTACAGATCTCTTTA AAGGCTCCAGAGAATCTTCCGTAAATGAAAATCTTTCATCTTTGACCGATGAAGACCTGTACAGCCAATTGCTTCTTCTTGGTTGCCAGCACAACTACACAGCCAACACAGTTCATATCTTTGAATTATCGGACTCTATCAATTTAATAACGATCGTCGAAGCGACAAATCTTTCTACTTCTTCCGGATTATGTGATAGTTTTCATTACTtagatgtaataaacaatCTACAATTTCAAAGAGCCTTCGACGAGCTAAAGCCAGCTTTCGAAAATCTTGACGGAGCGATCAAGAAGGTGTTGGAGGGAATTAGAAAAAATCGTTCGAATGTTGGTAATGATGTCGATATGTGTCAAAAGAGATTGCAGACCAAGTGGGACTTCgttcgaaaaaaatacaacgACCTTCTACGTTCACGCGATCCAGAAGTGATCTTGCAAATCGAGGCAAATACAACCGGCTTTGTGGAAACCTTGAAAGAGCTGTTACGTTTGACTTGTTTTGATAGAAACTTTCTGAAGCAAGGAATTGATGTTTTGACGACAGTCGGTAGACTTGTGAGACAAAAGCTGAATGATTTCAGTGACTTTCTGAAAGTTAAAGCTCTGAAGAACTTCACATTAGGATC ATATCTCGAAGAATTTCCAGGTCTGgtgcattttatttacattgatAGAACAACTCACAGACTTGTAGCACCCACATTGGATTTTACAAGCAGGGAAACGCTCGCCTTAACAATGAAAAAG aTCTGGAATATGGTCCAGGAAAGCAGAATGCACTTGCAAGAGGGTCATTTATCAGTTATGTGGAAGGACACTACATTCAATTATTCTTATTTCCTGTGGTTCGAGGACAACTCT GGATGGTCGCCACCGAAATGTAAAATCTATCTCAACCAtgtgatgaaaaattttccaGTACCCGGTATACTTTGTGGAGATTATTACAg AAAGCTTACTGAGACGTGTTTTCCCAAATTCTCACCAAATAAAGTACGAATCTATGAACTGTACTGTGTACATTTGGGATTGACTACGTCGACCTGCGTATTGGAGCATTCCCGGAGATTAGCAGCCACTATATGGGAAGTCACTGGAATACCAAATAATTTCGTGgatatattctaa